The Cellulomonas sp. P24 genome contains a region encoding:
- a CDS encoding sugar ABC transporter permease, translated as MFALLLGEIDLSIGFVAGLAAVVMAELARPTVGWPWWAAIAAALVVSALIGLVQGTLITRIGLPSFVVTLAGLLFWQGVMLWILGSGGSVLIQDSTINDLSSGVLTKLAGWVVMLVVVTVFAVLTWRRDAHRRDSGLVAPPPALTVAKIGGGLVGGVVLVVLTNADRGVLVPVYGMPWVVLLVFAVLAVWTYVLGRRRFGLYVYAIGGNAEAARRAGINLPRVRTLAFMCASLTAGIGGVVYASRLRSISTALDGGTLVLYSVAAAVIGGTSLFGGRGKALHGVLGGVVIAAIDNGMGLLGFSAAAKYVVTALVLLVAVTIDAVARRNRPAGT; from the coding sequence GTGTTCGCGCTCCTGCTGGGGGAGATCGACCTGTCGATCGGGTTCGTCGCGGGGCTGGCCGCGGTGGTGATGGCCGAGCTGGCCCGGCCGACCGTGGGGTGGCCGTGGTGGGCGGCGATCGCGGCGGCGTTGGTGGTCAGCGCGCTGATCGGGCTGGTCCAGGGCACGTTGATCACACGCATCGGTCTGCCGTCGTTCGTCGTCACGCTGGCCGGTCTGTTGTTCTGGCAGGGCGTGATGCTCTGGATCCTCGGGAGCGGCGGATCGGTCCTGATCCAGGACAGCACGATCAACGACCTCAGCTCCGGGGTGCTGACGAAGCTCGCCGGGTGGGTCGTGATGCTCGTCGTGGTGACCGTGTTCGCGGTGCTGACCTGGCGGCGGGACGCGCACCGTCGAGACTCGGGGCTGGTGGCGCCGCCTCCCGCGCTGACGGTGGCGAAGATCGGCGGCGGCTTGGTGGGTGGGGTGGTGCTGGTGGTGCTGACGAACGCCGACCGCGGGGTCCTGGTCCCCGTCTACGGGATGCCCTGGGTGGTGCTGCTGGTCTTCGCGGTGCTGGCGGTGTGGACGTACGTGCTCGGGCGGCGTCGGTTCGGCTTGTACGTGTACGCGATCGGCGGAAACGCCGAGGCGGCCCGGCGCGCGGGGATCAACCTGCCACGAGTGCGCACGTTGGCGTTCATGTGCGCCTCGCTGACGGCCGGCATCGGCGGGGTGGTCTACGCCTCGCGCCTGCGCTCGATCTCGACCGCCCTGGACGGCGGCACCCTGGTCCTGTACTCGGTCGCGGCTGCCGTGATCGGCGGCACGAGCCTGTTCGGTGGCCGCGGCAAGGCCCTGCACGGGGTTCTCGGTGGAGTCGTGATCGCGGCGATCGACAACGGCATGGGTCTGCTGGGGTTCTCCGCCGCGGCGAAGTACGTCGTGACCGCCCTCGTGCTCCTCGTCGCCGTCACCATCGACGCCGTCGCCCGACGCAACCGACCCGCAGGGACCTGA
- a CDS encoding ATP-binding cassette domain-containing protein has product MFLGRERLRRTGLDEVSMENAARETLTSLAVTTVQSVRQQVASLSGGQRQSVAIAKAVLWNSKLVIMDEPTAALGVAQTTMVLDLVRRLADRGHAVMIVSHNLNDVFEVADRIAVLRHGRMVDVRPVAESDRQIVVDLMTSGVSTRTVGTQESGAGR; this is encoded by the coding sequence ATGTTCCTGGGGCGCGAACGCCTGCGCCGTACCGGGCTGGACGAGGTGTCGATGGAGAACGCCGCCCGCGAGACCCTGACGAGCCTGGCGGTCACGACCGTGCAGTCGGTTCGCCAGCAGGTCGCCTCGTTGTCCGGCGGGCAGCGCCAGTCCGTGGCGATCGCCAAGGCGGTGCTGTGGAACTCCAAGCTCGTGATCATGGACGAGCCCACCGCGGCTCTTGGGGTCGCTCAGACGACCATGGTGCTGGACCTCGTGCGGCGCCTGGCCGATCGGGGACATGCCGTGATGATCGTGTCCCACAACCTGAACGATGTGTTCGAGGTGGCCGACCGGATCGCCGTTCTCCGGCACGGGCGGATGGTGGACGTGCGGCCCGTCGCCGAGAGCGACAGGCAGATCGTGGTGGATCTCATGACGTCGGGCGTGTCGACGCGGACCGTGGGGACACAGGAGAGCGGGGCTGGACGATGA
- a CDS encoding ATP-binding cassette domain-containing protein: MQTATDHDDVAPRKGVDAPPLLRLRGISKHFGPVEALTDVDLDLPSGVVTALVGDNGAGKSSFIKCISGIHVPDHGEMWWEGGTRCRSARRRRRRRWGSRPSTRTSRCATTWTSSRTCSWGANACAVPGWTRCRWRTPPARP; this comes from the coding sequence ATGCAGACAGCGACGGACCACGACGACGTGGCGCCCCGGAAGGGCGTCGACGCTCCACCACTTCTCCGGTTGAGGGGGATCAGCAAGCACTTCGGCCCGGTGGAAGCACTCACGGATGTCGACCTGGATCTCCCCTCCGGCGTGGTCACGGCTCTGGTCGGGGACAACGGAGCCGGGAAGTCGTCGTTCATCAAGTGCATCTCGGGGATACACGTTCCCGACCACGGGGAGATGTGGTGGGAGGGGGGAACCCGGTGCAGGTCCGCACGCCGTCGGAGGCGGCGGCGTTGGGGATCCAGACCGTCTACCAGGACCTCGCGCTGTGCGACAACCTGGACATCGTCCAGAACATGTTCCTGGGGCGCGAACGCCTGCGCCGTACCGGGCTGGACGAGGTGTCGATGGAGAACGCCGCCCGCGAGACCCTGA
- a CDS encoding sugar ABC transporter substrate-binding protein: MGTVRRSVALTGAVVSLGLVLTACSSSPTPATTPSASATTPASVPQINAADFTSDFALMKQLTGLAAQGKGMIGVLLPDTTTSTRYVQYDAPYLKKAFEAAGLSSSQFKIDNANGSASTMQTQAEADINAGASVLLVDPLDAGSGAAIEAKAEAAGVKVIDYDRLVTGGPADRYYVSFDNVEVGKLIGKGEVQCLTDWKVAKPNILIMDGDPTDNNAKLFAQGYNGVLQPYFDNKTYVKVGEPAGTWTPSVAATTFEQQYTAHPNINAVVTPNDDNANAVIAVLKKDNIPAKTFPTTGQDASLPGLQNILTGYQCGTVYKPIYLEAQAAAALALYLRAGQTPPTTLVNSTTTDSVINKPIKSVYTTPVWVTSANMAATVVKDGAVTVAQLCAGNVASACAAAGIK; the protein is encoded by the coding sequence GCCACCACACCGTCTGCGTCGGCGACGACGCCGGCGTCCGTGCCGCAGATCAATGCTGCGGACTTCACGTCGGACTTCGCGCTCATGAAGCAGCTGACGGGTCTGGCGGCCCAAGGTAAGGGGATGATCGGGGTTCTCCTGCCGGACACGACGACCTCGACGCGGTACGTGCAGTACGACGCGCCGTACCTGAAGAAGGCGTTCGAGGCGGCGGGGCTCTCGTCGAGCCAGTTCAAGATCGACAACGCGAACGGCAGTGCGTCGACGATGCAGACGCAGGCCGAGGCCGACATCAACGCGGGTGCCTCGGTGCTGCTGGTGGACCCGCTGGATGCGGGCAGTGGTGCGGCGATCGAGGCGAAGGCTGAGGCAGCGGGGGTGAAGGTCATCGACTACGACCGGTTGGTGACCGGTGGGCCGGCGGACCGGTACTACGTGAGCTTCGACAACGTGGAGGTCGGCAAGCTGATCGGGAAGGGTGAGGTGCAGTGCCTGACGGACTGGAAGGTCGCCAAGCCGAACATCTTGATCATGGACGGGGACCCGACGGACAACAACGCCAAGCTGTTCGCCCAGGGATACAACGGGGTGCTGCAGCCCTACTTCGACAACAAGACCTATGTGAAGGTCGGTGAGCCGGCGGGGACGTGGACGCCGTCGGTGGCCGCGACGACGTTCGAGCAGCAGTACACCGCGCACCCGAACATCAATGCGGTCGTGACGCCGAACGATGACAACGCGAATGCGGTGATCGCCGTCCTGAAGAAGGACAACATTCCGGCCAAGACATTCCCCACGACGGGCCAGGACGCGTCGCTGCCCGGGTTGCAGAATATTCTGACCGGGTACCAGTGCGGCACGGTCTACAAGCCGATCTACCTCGAAGCGCAGGCCGCCGCGGCTCTGGCGCTGTACCTGCGCGCCGGCCAGACCCCGCCGACGACGTTGGTCAACTCCACGACCACCGACTCGGTGATCAACAAGCCGATCAAGTCGGTCTACACCACGCCGGTCTGGGTCACCTCGGCGAACATGGCCGCGACGGTGGTCAAGGACGGTGCCGTCACCGTGGCCCAGCTCTGCGCGGGGAATGTTGCCAGCGCGTGCGCCGCGGCGGGCATCAAGTAG